Below is a genomic region from Pseudarthrobacter sulfonivorans.
CCGTCGTCGCGCGTTTGCATCAGGACGCTCTCTCACTTAATGCGGGAAATCCCCGGACGCTCTCTCACTTTTCTTAGGAAAGTGAGAGAGCGTCGTTCAAAAATCTGCATCAAGTGAGAGAGCGTCCGCCGAAAAGGCGCGTTAAGTGAGAGAGCGTCCGACGGCGGGAGGCCGGGTTTCCGGGGGAGTGGCACCGCCGGTGGGCCTAAAGCGTGCCGTGCGTGACGCCGTCATGCGTAGCCGGCTCTGGAGGGCAGCGGTTGTGCTGTGGCTGCCGCCGTGTGATATGGGAGATTGCCTTAACTGTGCTAGGATATTGAGTTTGTATGGCGCCCTCTGTGCGCCGTCATCAACCTCGTAAACAATCGTGCCACGGCATAGTGCCCCCTCGTGCTTCGGACCTGTCCGGATTCGCTTGGGAAGCAAATGTTTTTGGCACGGGCGTTTAGGCCTGGTCTGGCAAAATCCAGGCAGGTCAAGAGACACCCCGATCAACCGTTCCGCAAGGCTCATTCCGTAGGAAGATTTTCGGTCTGAGAACCGGCGCGACGCAAGGAGTAAATAGTGATTCAGCAGGAGTCGCGACTCAAGGTCGCCGACAACACGGGTGCTAAGGAAATCCTTACCATTCGCGTTCTCGGTGGATCTGGCCGTCGCTACGCAGGCATTGGCGACGTCATCGTCGCTACCGTCAAGGATGCAATTCCGGGCGGCAACGTAAAGAAGGGCGATGTTGTTAAGGCAGTCATCGTCCGTACCAAGAAGGAACGCCGCCGTGCGGATGGTTCCTATATCAAGTTTGACGAGAACGCAGCTGTGATCCTGAAGGCTGACGGTGACCCCCGCGGTACCCGTATCTTCGGACCGGTTGGTCGTGAACTTCGTGACAAGAAGTTCATGAAG
It encodes:
- the rplN gene encoding 50S ribosomal protein L14, yielding MIQQESRLKVADNTGAKEILTIRVLGGSGRRYAGIGDVIVATVKDAIPGGNVKKGDVVKAVIVRTKKERRRADGSYIKFDENAAVILKADGDPRGTRIFGPVGRELRDKKFMKIVSLAPEVL